actgttgtgtatgtgtgcatacagATAAAAGAATGACATACTTctacaaatatttatttctgaAAAAGCAATAGTAACATAACTGAGAATGCTCCAGCATTCATCTATGGCAGCAGAGGCTGAAACACTCTAAATAACACAAACCAATAGTCCAAAACTTTATTTTTCATCAGTGCTCTGCACTGACAAAACTCTGCAATAGTATGTGCCAAGGAACCTGATTATTGTATTTAGAATTAAGTATTAAATTGTGCGTGAAATTTATTGGCATGATTTTGCCAAACTTATATTTTTACTGATAATTTGTTTTTTTGGTATAAGAAGAGGTGAGAAAGAGCAAGAAGAAACTGGGGGTACATATAGGGAAGAGGTACATAACTGAATGGGATGGGATGGTGGTGGCAGATATTCAAAAGAAGAAACAATTGCATAAGAAAAGCTACTTAACTACTGACAGCAAGACATCCCCTACCCCttgaaataaatacatgcatgTTTTCCAGCATCTTCTGTTATCAGAGTTCTAAAATGGGAATATTCTGAGATTGAAAATTTGATATAAAACAAGAATGAAAAGTAGGCCATGCCAGAGTTGTATATCCCTGTTTTCCTGATCATTTTTGAAATTAAAGCATACAGCAACTACAAGTCTCTTGATAGACAGATGCTGTAGTATATGCAGCTGCTATCATGGGGTGCAAAATGAATTGTATCACTTTAGGAACCATAATCATAGCTGTTACTTGGGGCTTACAATATTCCAGCACATCTGGTCATCATGTTCCCTAGCAATGTACTATGTCCAAAAGCTCCAAACATTTAAGGCCGTGCTCTAGTTATAACTTCTTCGTAGTGAAGGGATTGGTGTGATACTTTTTCAGCAAGAAGGCTAAAAAAGAGAGTACACTTCATCACTAacaaatatttaatgtttttgaaaatatttccctAAGGTGGTACAGATTGTGTGAAACACTTGCTAACAGTCTGTCAATTTATCAAGTACATGTCACTTCAAGGCTGTGACACACAGTACTACCTTATCACATTCCCAAATGCAACCCTCTGCTTTTTTGGTGAAATCTGCTATATTTACAAGGAGGGTTACAGCAGTCCTGTGTGATGGCTATGTGTACTGTATTCTTTATTCTGGCGGAAGGTTAGCATGAAATGCTCTCAACTTTGGGCCTCAGAAACACTTTTTATAAAGCTGATTTAGTTAGAAGAGGTAAAAGGCCCTTAAATCTTAACATGTTTCCCTAACTCCTTGAATGCAGAGTTCAGTAATATTATTTCTTCATCTATTCCAGCATATTGATTGTGAGATACACCAGGGACTTGAATTTACTGTCCTTTTGGGAGACAACAATATATTTCAGCATATTGATTATGAGATGCAGCAGGACATGGAGACCAGATAGAGTATAAAAACTAAGATATATACAATGGTCCAGCCAACATATACATGAATGAATCTCAGCTATTTTGAAATAGTGGTCAAGACATGCAGCATCCAAGACAAATCTGTTCGGGACTTAAAACTGAAGGGTTTGTGGACATACACCTTTTAGGAAAGGGATGATATTAAATTCAGGCATAATCAGCTTTTAAAgagtaatacaacaacaacatacaaagaaAAGTTCCGTCATAACCTAGAGCACATGTTTTGTGAGTATGTCTTCTGAAGATAATGGTTCATCTCATATTTACTAGCAGAGAAACAGTCCATTTCTTTCAATTACAGtctcataaaaaaaaaaaaaacagatgctGAAGCAGAATCAATAGTCTCCTACCATGATTACTTTCTGAAAAAAAGGACTTTTGTCTTCGCATTGGGAGTGTCAAAAGCTTATTTTGTTCCTGGCATACTGAGAGAAAGAAGATTTAGCCCTCCACCATATTACCACAATGCCAGACTGAAAATTCCTGAGTTTTTACGAATGCCATACAGTATGCATTAGGTTTTACCTAATACAAATGACATCTATGACATTTGAAAAAGGAGTGAAAGAAGCTTTCTAAATGGGTTATAGTGTCCTTCAagactaaagactttgcaaaatacTATTTTCAATAGTGGCTGATGTGCCCATGGACTTGTGTTCACTTTAATCCTTGTTATTTTCTGACAAGGACAGCTTTAGCTGCTCATTTGAAGAAAGCCCAAAGAGAAGATACATCTGAAACAGCAGGTGTCACTTCACCATTAGAGGAGGGCACCACAGTGTGTCAGGGTAGAGGAGGCAATGGACAGATTTGAATctgcaaaaagaaagagaagaaattgtCACATGATTCAAAACATTTTGATCTACAAGAATACACATCCTGCAATGAAGTCATAATTTTGTAATAAACCcaagaaagaaatactgttttctgctcttatgttttgatattttgaCCTAAaatctcaaaagaaaaaaaacccttcatttGGAAGATCGGTGTACCTACATACCGAGTTGGATCTTGCTGAACACTGAAAACTTCATCCACAGTGACGACATTACGTTTGTTCTCAGGACCACCATAACTCAAAGTAATCTGGAAAAAATAtgtacaaaatccaaaattatactTGGGCCTAAATAAGAAGTGTAGAAAAGGAACACAGGCAAACAGAATAAAGCATATCAATCACATTAGCATGTCTCTGTGCTAGCCAAGTTCTTTTCTCTCCAAAGTGTTTTTGACATCTTCACAATATACTTTTAAGATTTTGATCACAGTTTCATTGTTACacatttagagtatttatacatTGTTTTATCAATATTTATTATGTTATCCTGGAAATATGCGGTAAAAGGAAgattaggtaaggtaaaggttttcccctgacattaagtccagtcatgaccgactctaggggttggtgctcatctccatttttaagccgaagagctggcattgtccatagacacctccaaggtcatgtggctggcatgactatatggaatgccgttaccttcccgctggagcggtacctattgatctactcacatttgcatgtttttgaattgctaggttggcagaaactggggctaacagtgggagctcaccccgctccccagatttgaaccagcaacctttcaatcatcaagttcagtagctcggtggtttaatccactgcgccaccaggggctccaatgaaAGGAAGATTATTTAACACCAAAGGTTCTGTTTAGGACTGGGTGCATGATAAGAGTATCATagctgccatttttaaaattctatgaTACTCTTTTATCATTCCACAACTGCATCTCACATACACTTCTGTTAATTTTCCTCACTTCAAGTATCCCTACTACCCGTTTACTCTTTCACCCCATTTCTGTTCTTAATCCACGTAATAATAATTCCACTTTTATCATCCATTCTGAAGCCAAGCTGTCTCTCAGCTTTTATTTGACAAATCATATTCTAGGACTATTTCATTCAATAAGAGCAACTTGAGTGGACAGCTGTGCCTTTTGTTCAAATACTTGTACTGATTTCACTAGTGTTTCTTTCTCTTGGACTCTCCATGGTCATGGTGAACCTTCATGAGATGCATCTGCATGTTTTTATTATATGCCCTAAAACCTTAGGGATAGATTCAACAACAATCTACACAAGCAGATCTATTTTCTGGAATGGCAGAAGGAAGAGGTATTTCCTTGGCTTAAGTTGGATTTGTccatttgcccatacctgcttgaGCACAGTGTCACCCCGCAACCGCTGCAGGTTTTCCAGGTGAGAGTGGAACAAAGCGCTGTGCAACAATTTCACTTCCAACAGGCCTTCAATAATATAGCCAATGGTGCAATCATCAGGAAGACGAATCCTTTCAGCAGTGCTAATGAAACTTCCCAGACTGTTCAAAGACAGGGTCAGAGAATGAAATCCTCCTAAATTTTCTTAAGCTCTGGGTTTGGGTGGGAAGCAGTTCCCCAAACTGCACTTACCTAGCCCAGGGACTCATCTTGAGGGCAAGGCCTCTGCTAATGCAGAATCCTGCACCTCCTGTGGCGAACCAGAACTTTGCAGTAGTCTAGCAAGATAAACAGAAAGTGGTCAGAAAAACAAGCATTCCTGTCCTGAATGCTGACCATGTCACATTTGATCCCAGTAACAGATTAGAATGCATAGAGCTCATATCCAAATGCATTTAATTTGTATCATAATCTGATATAGTATTCAGTTCATGGTAAGCATTTATGGAGATAGCACAAATAAATACCAGTCTTCACCAAAACCTAAGGATACCAGCGAAGAGATAACAAATCCAATTTTATTCTAGTGACAGGGTTTCTTATATGCATTCCCAACTCTTTCTACTGCTGCCTTGAACTGAGTTCTGTGAGACATATAGGTAAGTATGCATAGTTCACAATTCTAATAATATAAAAGGTGCATCATAAAACAGAAAAGTCAGTCAATTAAAATTTGTCTCTAGAGCCACAGAAAGCAGCAGGCTAATAATGAACAGCATTTTAGTTTTGTATCTAAAACAATGCCTACTCAAGAAATAACTGCTTTCTAAATTTAAGAGTGctaaatatataactatatcaACCTAAATTGGTTAGTAAAATGCACAGCACCACACTACAAAAATGCAGGAAGACCTGGTTTGCCCAAGTTGCAATTGCTTGGCTCATGTGTGGCTGGACATCTTGGCTACAAACAAAGGAAAACAGGAATTTCTGATAAAAGTAGGTAAGAATAGAGAGACAGTGCAATAATCTGAGAAAATAACCCAATAAGAGAGTATGCTTACTGAGCCATCATTCCGGACATGGTCTGCTGCTTCAATAGGATGGTCTAGACTTGGTCTCCCTATATACACATCTTGGCTGTGTGAGAAAGCAGAAAGCAGATTCAAGAGATTCTTCACATTCACATAATTATCGTCATCCAGATGACAAAACCACCTGCAGGAAAAGCAGACAAGAGACAGATATAGAAAAGGTTACACAGAATTAACAGTTAGTTCTTTGTGTTTTGTTCTCTTTGGAGGAGATCCTCACTTATtggaattacaacagcaaaacaacagatctACTCACTGGGCCAAGAAGAGAAAGACTGAGAAGCTTTTCTCAACTGCCCAGAATTAGATCATATCTTACTTTGCTACACATTTTTTCCAACTCAATGTGATTTCATTTCTTTTATGCTTATGGGGAGAATGATAACTCACTGAAAACCAAGAAAGGAGAATTTCAAGGTAATTAACCATGAAAATAGTGCCTGCTACTTACTTTCGTCCAGATTCAAGAAATTTATCATATTCTACTGACATCTTGCAACACAGAGCTTGTCGGGTATGAACAGCTGAACAGTTGGTATTGATGACATGGTCCCCTGTAAAATAAAGATGACAACTGGAGAATCAATATGATTTGTAAGAAAAAAGTGAAGTGAGACTGAAATATGAGAAAGAAGTATATTCATACTTCATAAGAAGTATATTCATAGCACAGCAGGATCCACCCGTGCATCATATATAGCACAGCAGGGTCCACCCGTGCATCAATGGAGCCAAGTTATAAGTAACATGAAATGGAAACACCTAACATCAAGCTTGAAAGACTTTATATGAATCCATGAACTTATATCTCCTTAAGAGTTAAGTAAATTTCAGATACCACAAAGCAGGCACACTTGCAAGAATGGGACAAGTGTGAGTGGATGACAGAGTGACTGCATAAGTGTGAAAACTTTgagttatggttaaaacttaacaTGTTTCAGCAATAACAGAAATATGTCGTGACTTCAAGAAATCTGGCAGGCAACTCACCTGCTCTGAGACGTAGTTCATCATCTTCCCAGTCTGTGAATATAAATGTCTGTGGGAAGCAcacaaaacaaagaaatacatcttaaaatttaaaaaatggtacTAATAGTGGTTTTGGTTAGAACAATCCGAAAGAggtcattttattattttctagCAACGTCAAAAGTAAGATGTCCTTTCACTATGTGCAGGTTTAATCAGCAGTAGAGATAATACCAAGTGCATCATCCAATTTTGTAAGTTCTACATACCCCAACCAAGCCAAAACTCTTCCTAAAATAAAGACTACAGACTCCATATCCCTTTCTTCTACCACCAGTATACACCTATAGACCTTTCATATGAGAGAAACCCCAGGCTCTGTCAGAATGTCTCTTCATATAGATGAGCTAGTGGTATATGTAGATAAACCAGTACTCCCTGCTCACATacaataaggggggggggagtctcttaaCACTTAACTATTGAGGGGTGGCCCAGCTTACATGACCCAACAACCTATCTTCACATTTTTTTGCTTCAAACAATATGTTCTGGAGAGTATAGCCTATTAAAACTCTGCCTAACATAATCATGGGGCCAGAAGAAAGGAAGCACAAGAATATCTCCAGGAAAAGAAGAGATATTAACATTTGGATGTGATAGTGATGCATGAAAAGGCACTCTGGTAGCAAGCTGACAAAAGGATTTTACTGGTAAACAAGTTCATACTTTAGTTTTCTGGGAAAGTGTATTCTTACCATTTCCTTGGCCTGAGAAATCCAGGTTTGGAAGAGCAAGTTTAgccttgttttgtgatattttcttgttgttttcaCAGCAATGAAGACATCCTTCTGTTCAAGCTTTTCCTTAGCAGTAACTCTGGTTGGCTCTATGTGGTCTGCCATCAGGCTATTGAATTGATTAATTGGACTTCCATTCATCTTATCATTAGCTTTCAGTTTGGATCTCCTAGTATCTATGATATAATTACGCCACTGTTTTATGGGGTCCTCTTTCATCAGGGGCACCATATTAttagtctcatcatccaaatgaTCAGTTGAGCTGGATTCCACTTGAAGTGGGACCTCATTCTTGCTGGAAACATTCAAAAGAAGTGGTGGGCGTGGCTGTGGATAACTTCTGGATCTCCAACTGGCCTGAAATCTGGGAATTAGCAAGAGGAGAACTGCACAGACAATAACAGAGAGCAGGAAACAGATCTTACTAAGCCGAATGCAGGAAAAGCTCATTCTTCAGCCCCAAGGGCCTTTGCCATACTGGAAAGCTGGAACATTGTTTCCGAGTGATGCTGCTGCTTTTAATGCGAATCCATGAATATGTCAGTCACATTCTAGGAATGTACCAGCTACATAGCATCATTTTTGTAGCACTGAGACAACAgagaaattgactttttcaatttCTGACCTCTGGAACTGTCATCCTGATAGCAAAACACAGGAATTGGCTTATGTTTGGTCTTAATCCTCATGCCACTGTATACCTTAAGTCGTTTAAATAAGAGTCTAAATGGCACATCAGCTAATAAGCTGAATGTTTAGGGGTCATAAGCCAAAAATCAAGCTCTTGTGAGATCAGTAAAGAGGCCGATCTATGTGCACACACAGCCTTTTCTTCCTAAGAACATAAGATGCTCCATGCGAAGTCAGACCAAGGATATATCTGATCCAGTATTATTTAACTGGCAGTTACTCTCCAGCATCTCAAGCATAAGCACCCACTGATACCCTGGTTAGGTATTATAACTAGAAAGTTCTGCAAATAAAAAGTTCTGTatgctggagtctccttctttggaagtttttaagcagcggctggatgcccatctgttgtgtattcttgcatggtaaaatacagttggactggatggcccttctggTTTCTTTCAacactatgattttatgaaagccTGGCTCTGCTAATAAGATGCTGCCATTTCTTGCCAACATGTCTTGTCAGCAATGCATCTGCATTCATCTCCAGTGGGTATAGAACAAATGGTCACAAAATTCTGAAAATTttgctgaaaacaaaacaaaacccagaagTTTAGAAATTGTTATACCATAATGGAATGTAACACTCTGCAGTTGTGTATATATAGAAACAAAcgatggtgtgtgtgtatatatatcctgcctttctcccagagtgggaccCAATATTGTTCACAATAAAATCTGATCAAACCAAATGGACTTTGCTTGCTGGTGAAAGAAAAGCAGGGAGATGGCCAGCCTAGCTTTCCATGGAAGggtcttcggggggggggggggggggcatcatctCTCATGGGATGGTGGAGGGACCAAAGGTTTTCCTCTGTATATCTTAAGACTCTAGGCTTGTATGACAGAAAAGGAAATGTAACCAAACAAAATTATCTTATACAAACCCAAGCTGCATTGCATTTTCTATTATAAGAGACCTATTTAAATATTGCAATTGTCCACATTCCATAAGATGATTATTCTATGGAATaggagccatggtggcgcaatgagttaaaaccttgtgccggctgaactctGATCTGAAGACATGAATCTGTGAGACGAGATgaactctcatctgtcagctccagctttccatgaggggacatgagagaagccttccacaggatggtaacacatccggatgGCCCCTggataatgtccttgcagacggccaaatctctcacactagaaacaaCTCCTCTGACGTGATTAAAAAATATTCTGTATAATTAATAGCATATTATCCGTAGTATATTTAATGCCATGtcacaaaaagaaaatgaatCTGTCTTAGCTATGCTTTTTCATATAATTTTAATTTTCCTCAAAGTGAACATATGTAAAGATTGTTTCATTTAACTAAAAAAGGAGAGACCTACATTCAAAACATGGTCATATTTTCAATGAAGGTCTTTCCT
This genomic interval from Anolis sagrei isolate rAnoSag1 chromosome 2, rAnoSag1.mat, whole genome shotgun sequence contains the following:
- the RFNG gene encoding beta-1,3-N-acetylglucosaminyltransferase radical fringe, translated to MSFSCIRLSKICFLLSVIVCAVLLLLIPRFQASWRSRSYPQPRPPLLLNVSSKNEVPLQVESSSTDHLDDETNNMVPLMKEDPIKQWRNYIIDTRRSKLKANDKMNGSPINQFNSLMADHIEPTRVTAKEKLEQKDVFIAVKTTRKYHKTRLNLLFQTWISQAKEMTFIFTDWEDDELRLRAGDHVINTNCSAVHTRQALCCKMSVEYDKFLESGRKWFCHLDDDNYVNVKNLLNLLSAFSHSQDVYIGRPSLDHPIEAADHVRNDGSTTAKFWFATGGAGFCISRGLALKMSPWASLGSFISTAERIRLPDDCTIGYIIEGLLEVKLLHSALFHSHLENLQRLRGDTVLKQITLSYGGPENKRNVVTVDEVFSVQQDPTRFKSVHCLLYPDTLWCPPLMVK